A region from the Falco peregrinus isolate bFalPer1 chromosome 19, bFalPer1.pri, whole genome shotgun sequence genome encodes:
- the HOXC12 gene encoding homeobox protein Hox-C12 codes for MGEHNLLNPGFVGPLVNIHTGDTFYFPNFRASGGQLPGLPSLSYPRRDNVCSLPWASSEPCNGYPQPYLSSPVSINPSFGRACDLARVEESKCYYRETCSESTGLKREERGRDSALLPLESSLPTGMGGNFSKYDYPASEAVPHDPPSCQSLESDSSSSLLNEGNKGTSGEAGGLVSPLNQGSTLGNGGAPWYPMHTRSRKKRKPYSKLQLAELEGEFMVNEFITRQRRRELSDRLNLSDQQVKIWFQNRRMKKKRLLLREQALSFF; via the exons ATGGGCGAGCACAACCTCCTTAATCCCGGCTTTGTGGGACCTCTGGTGAACATCCACACGGGAGACACCTTCTACTTCCCCAATTTCCGTGCCTCCGGAGGGCAGCTGCCCGGGCTGCCTTCCCTCTCCTACCCCCGGCGGGATAAcgtctgctccctgccctgggcatCCTCGGAGCCCTGCAACGGGTACCCGCAGCCCTACCTGAGCAGCCCCGTCTCCATTAACCCTTCCTTCGGCAGAGCCTGCGACCTCGCCCGGGTGGAGGAGAGCAAATGTTATTACCGGGAAACCTGCTCCGAGAGCACCGGGCTcaagagggaggagaggggcagggaCAGTGCCTTGCTGCCCCTCGAGTCCAGCCTCCCCACAGGCATGGGGGGGAATTTCAGCAAATATGACTATCCGGCCAGCGAGGCGGTGCCCCACGACCCTCCGTCCTGCCAGTCCTTGGAGTCAGACTCCAGCTCCTCCTTGCTCAATGAAGGGAATAAAGGCACGAGCGGCGAAGCGGGGGGTTTGGTCTCCCCCCTGAACCAAGGCAGCACTTTAGGCAACGGTG GTGCTCCTTGGTACCCGATGCACACACGGTCCcggaaaaaaagaaaaccctattccaagctgcagctggcagagctggaaggggagTTTATGGTCAATGAATTCATTACTCGCCAAAGAAGGAGGGAGCTCTCAGACCGATTAAACCTGAGCGACCAGCAGGTGAAGATCTGGTTCCAGAACCGGcgtatgaaaaagaaaagactccTCCTGAGAGAGCAagccctttctttcttttaa
- the HOXC13 gene encoding homeobox protein Hox-C13, with product MTAPLGLPPRWPDGLACRCEDAPREKNRMEGLGHCREMMPHAGLAVPTAPPPPPPQGAAYAELAAAEPPRQCPSGTASSAALGYGYPFGGGYYGCRLSHSHGVNLQQKPCAYHPGEKYPEAGGPLPGEELPSRAKEFAFYPGFPSSYQAVPGYLDVSVVPGLGGHPEPRHDALLPMEGYQHWALSNGWDGQVYCSKEQSQSAHLWKSPFPDVVPLQPEVSSYRRGRKKRVPYTKIQLKELEKEYAASKFITKEKRRRISATTNLSERQVTIWFQNRRVKEKKVVSKSKTAHLHAT from the exons ATGACGGCACCGCTCGGCCTCCCCCCGCGCTGGCCCGACGGCCTCGCCTGCCGCTGTGAGGACGCCCCGCGGGAGAAGAACCgcatggaggggctggggcatTGCCGGGAGATGATGCCCCACGCGGGACTCGCCGTGCCcaccgccccgccgccgccgccgccgcagggAGCCGCGTACGCGGAGCTGGCGGCCGCCGAGCCTCCCCGGCAGTGCCCGTCGGGGACGGCTTCCAGCGCGGCGCTGGGCTACGGTTACCCCTTCGGTGGGGGCTACTACGGCTGCAGGTTGTCCCACTCCCACGGAGTCAACTTGCAGCAGAAACCCTGCGCTTACCATCCGGGGGAGAAATACCCCGAGGCCGGCGGCCCCCTGCCCGGCGAGGAGCTGCCGTCGAGGGCCAAAGAATTCGCCTTTTATCCCGGTTTTCCCAGCTCCTACCAGGCGGTTCCTGGCTATTTGGACGTGTCGGTGGTGCCGGGGCTCGGCGGTCACCCGGAACCCAGACACGACGCTTTGCTTCCCATGGAAGGTTACCAACATTGGGCTCTTTCTAATGGCTGGGATGGGCAAGTGTACTGCTCCAAAGAGCAATCGCAGTCTGCACACCTCTGGAAGTCACCTTTCCCAG ACGTGGTCCCCTTACAACCCGAAGTCAGCAGCTATCGGAGGGGACGGAAAAAAAGGGTCCCTTACACCAAAATCCAGCTGAAGGAGTTGGAAAAGGAGTACGCGGCCAGCAAATTCATCACcaaagagaagaggaggaggatttCGGCGACCACCAACCTGTCTGAGCGGCAAGTGACTATCTGGTTCCAGAACCGGAGGGTCAAGGAGAAGAAGGTGGTGAGCAAATCCAAGACAGCGCATCTCCACGCCACCTGA